A genome region from Gadus chalcogrammus isolate NIFS_2021 chromosome 7, NIFS_Gcha_1.0, whole genome shotgun sequence includes the following:
- the ddx4 gene encoding probable ATP-dependent RNA helicase DDX4 isoform X4 yields the protein MGDEWEEEETKTTTSGLSSNGVSNGTSSWNSGGGGGVDNNGNKRGFFGGGGDSGGRGRGGRGGFKGFSSGGDDNGNDTEGSSGGGRGGFRGRGGRGGGRGFRSDSGGGSQEERGGGGGYRGKDEDNFSKVSTGDGETEGDERPKVTYVPPPLAEDEDTIFAHYASGINFNKYDDILVDVSGLNPPQAIYTFKEACLCESLERNVAKSGYVKPTPVQKHGIPIIAAGRDIMACAQTGSGKTAAFLLPILQKLMADGVAASSFSEQQEPEAIIVAPTRELINQIFLEARKFAHGTCVRPVVLYGGISTGHQIRDLLRGCNVLCGTPGRLMDMIGRGKVGLTKLRYLVMDEADRMLDMGFEPEMRRLVGSPGMPSKEERQTLMFSATYPEDIQRMAGDFLKKDYLFLAVGVVGGACSDVEQKLVQVTKFSKRDQLLEILKNTGTERTMVFVETKRQADFIASFLCQENVATTSIHGDREQREREQALGDFRSGKCPVLVATSVAARGLDIKDVQHVVNFDLPNNIDDYVHRIGRTGRCGNTGQAVSFYDPEQDNQLARSLVKILCSAQQEVPSWLEQSALGAHGTSGFNPVGRVFASTDSRKTGGFQSGGSDQSSAAPSAAADEEEWE from the exons ATGGGTGACGAGTGGGAAGAAGAG GAAACTAAGACCACCACGTCAGGTTTGTCATCAAATGGTG TCTCTAACGGGACGTCCTCATGGaatagtggaggaggtggtggagtagaCAACAATG GCAATAAACGAGGATTCtttggaggtgggggagatTCTGGGGGAAGAG GtcgtggaggaagaggaggatttaAAGGTTTTTCTTCTG GTGGAGACGACAACGGAAATG ATACGGAGGGAAGCTccggtggaggaagaggaggtttcagagggagaggaggaagag GGGGCGGCAGAGGCTTTAGGAGCGATTCTGGAG GTGGATCCcaagaggaaaggggaggaggtggag GTTATCGTGGAAAAGACGAGGATAACTTCTCTAAAG TTTCTACCGGTGACGGAGAAACCGAAGGGGATGAAA GACCGAAGGTGACATACGTCCCCCCGCCGCTGGCCGAGGACGAGGACACCATCTTCGCCCACTACGCGTCGGGAATTAACTTCAACAAGTACGACGACATCCTGGTGGACGTTAGCGGCCTCAACCCCCCCCAGGCCatctat ACGTTCAAGGAGGCATGCCTGTGTGAGTCTTTGGAGAGGAACGTGGCCAAGTCGGGCTACGTGAAGCCCACCCCGGTGCAGAAGCACGGCATCCCCATCATCGCCGCTGGCCGGGACATCATGGCCTGCGCCCAAACCGGCTCCGGAAAGACT gcGGCCTTCCTGCTGCCCATCCTCCAGAAGCTGATGGCGGACGGTGTGGCGGCCAGCTCCTTCAGTGAGCAACAGGAGCCCGAGGCCATCATCGTGGCCCCCACCCGCGAGCTCATCAACCAGATCTTCCTGGAGGCCCGCAAGTTTGCTCATGG GACCTGCGTGCGTCCAGTGGTGTTGTACGGAGGGATCAGCACGGGGCATCAGATCAGAGACCTTTTGAGGGGCTGCAACGTGCTCTGTGGCACCCCAGGGAGGCTGATGGACATGATCGGGAGAGGGAAG GTGGGTCTGACCAAGCTGCGCTACCTGGTGATGGACGAGGCCGACCGCATGCTGGACATGGGCTTCGAGCCAGAGATGCGTCGCCTGGTGGGCTCTCCGGGTATGCCCTCGAAAGAGGAGCGCCAGACCCTGATGTTCAGCGCCACCTACCCAGAGGACATCCAGAG GATGGCAGGAGACTTCCTGAAGAAGGACTACCTCTTCCTAGCTGTGGgtgtggtgggcggggcctgttCTGACGTTGAGCAGAAGCTGGTCCAGGTCACCAAGTTCTCAAAGAGGGATCAGCTCCTGGAAATCCTGAAGAACACCG GAACCGAGCGGACGATGGTGTTTGTTGAAACCAAGAGACAAGCCGACTTCATCGCCTCCTTCCTCTGCCAGGAAAACGTCGCCACCACAAGCATCCACGG GGACCGGGAGCAGCGCGAGCGTGAGCAGGCCCTGGGGGACTTTCGCTCGGGGAAGTGTCCCGTCCTGGTGGCCACCTCCGTCGCCGCCCGAGGCCTGGACATCAAGGACGTTCAGCACGTGGTGAACTTCGACCTCCCCAACAACATAGACGACTACGTCCACCGCATCGGCCGCACTGGCCGCTGCGGGAACACGGGCCAGGCCGTCTCCTTCTACGACCCGGAGCAGGACAACCAGCTGGCCCGCTCGTTGGTCAAGATTCTCTGTAGT GCCCAGCAGGAGGTGCCGTCTTGGCTGGAGCAGTCTGCGCTGGGGGCCCACGGTACGAGCGGCTTCAACCCTGTGGGACGCGTGTTTGCCTCCACGGACTCCAGAAAG ACCGGAGGCTTCCAGTCTGGCGGCTCAGACCAGTCCAGTGCGGCTCCCAGTGCTGCGGCCGATGAAGAAGAATGGGAGTAG
- the ddx4 gene encoding probable ATP-dependent RNA helicase DDX4 isoform X5, with amino-acid sequence MGDEWEEEETKTTTSGLSSNGVSNGTSSWNSGGGGGVDNNAGNKRGFFGGGGDSGGRGRGGRGGFKGFSSGGDDNGNGGSQEERGGGGGYRGKDEDNFSKVSTGDGETEGDERPKVTYVPPPLAEDEDTIFAHYASGINFNKYDDILVDVSGLNPPQAIYTFKEACLCESLERNVAKSGYVKPTPVQKHGIPIIAAGRDIMACAQTGSGKTAAFLLPILQKLMADGVAASSFSEQQEPEAIIVAPTRELINQIFLEARKFAHGTCVRPVVLYGGISTGHQIRDLLRGCNVLCGTPGRLMDMIGRGKVGLTKLRYLVMDEADRMLDMGFEPEMRRLVGSPGMPSKEERQTLMFSATYPEDIQRMAGDFLKKDYLFLAVGVVGGACSDVEQKLVQVTKFSKRDQLLEILKNTGTERTMVFVETKRQADFIASFLCQENVATTSIHGDREQREREQALGDFRSGKCPVLVATSVAARGLDIKDVQHVVNFDLPNNIDDYVHRIGRTGRCGNTGQAVSFYDPEQDNQLARSLVKILCSAQQEVPSWLEQSALGAHGTSGFNPVGRVFASTDSRKTGGFQSGGSDQSSAAPSAAADEEEWE; translated from the exons ATGGGTGACGAGTGGGAAGAAGAG GAAACTAAGACCACCACGTCAGGTTTGTCATCAAATGGTG TCTCTAACGGGACGTCCTCATGGaatagtggaggaggtggtggagtagaCAACAATG CAGGCAATAAACGAGGATTCtttggaggtgggggagatTCTGGGGGAAGAG GtcgtggaggaagaggaggatttaAAGGTTTTTCTTCTG GTGGAGACGACAACGGAAATG GTGGATCCcaagaggaaaggggaggaggtggag GTTATCGTGGAAAAGACGAGGATAACTTCTCTAAAG TTTCTACCGGTGACGGAGAAACCGAAGGGGATGAAA GACCGAAGGTGACATACGTCCCCCCGCCGCTGGCCGAGGACGAGGACACCATCTTCGCCCACTACGCGTCGGGAATTAACTTCAACAAGTACGACGACATCCTGGTGGACGTTAGCGGCCTCAACCCCCCCCAGGCCatctat ACGTTCAAGGAGGCATGCCTGTGTGAGTCTTTGGAGAGGAACGTGGCCAAGTCGGGCTACGTGAAGCCCACCCCGGTGCAGAAGCACGGCATCCCCATCATCGCCGCTGGCCGGGACATCATGGCCTGCGCCCAAACCGGCTCCGGAAAGACT gcGGCCTTCCTGCTGCCCATCCTCCAGAAGCTGATGGCGGACGGTGTGGCGGCCAGCTCCTTCAGTGAGCAACAGGAGCCCGAGGCCATCATCGTGGCCCCCACCCGCGAGCTCATCAACCAGATCTTCCTGGAGGCCCGCAAGTTTGCTCATGG GACCTGCGTGCGTCCAGTGGTGTTGTACGGAGGGATCAGCACGGGGCATCAGATCAGAGACCTTTTGAGGGGCTGCAACGTGCTCTGTGGCACCCCAGGGAGGCTGATGGACATGATCGGGAGAGGGAAG GTGGGTCTGACCAAGCTGCGCTACCTGGTGATGGACGAGGCCGACCGCATGCTGGACATGGGCTTCGAGCCAGAGATGCGTCGCCTGGTGGGCTCTCCGGGTATGCCCTCGAAAGAGGAGCGCCAGACCCTGATGTTCAGCGCCACCTACCCAGAGGACATCCAGAG GATGGCAGGAGACTTCCTGAAGAAGGACTACCTCTTCCTAGCTGTGGgtgtggtgggcggggcctgttCTGACGTTGAGCAGAAGCTGGTCCAGGTCACCAAGTTCTCAAAGAGGGATCAGCTCCTGGAAATCCTGAAGAACACCG GAACCGAGCGGACGATGGTGTTTGTTGAAACCAAGAGACAAGCCGACTTCATCGCCTCCTTCCTCTGCCAGGAAAACGTCGCCACCACAAGCATCCACGG GGACCGGGAGCAGCGCGAGCGTGAGCAGGCCCTGGGGGACTTTCGCTCGGGGAAGTGTCCCGTCCTGGTGGCCACCTCCGTCGCCGCCCGAGGCCTGGACATCAAGGACGTTCAGCACGTGGTGAACTTCGACCTCCCCAACAACATAGACGACTACGTCCACCGCATCGGCCGCACTGGCCGCTGCGGGAACACGGGCCAGGCCGTCTCCTTCTACGACCCGGAGCAGGACAACCAGCTGGCCCGCTCGTTGGTCAAGATTCTCTGTAGT GCCCAGCAGGAGGTGCCGTCTTGGCTGGAGCAGTCTGCGCTGGGGGCCCACGGTACGAGCGGCTTCAACCCTGTGGGACGCGTGTTTGCCTCCACGGACTCCAGAAAG ACCGGAGGCTTCCAGTCTGGCGGCTCAGACCAGTCCAGTGCGGCTCCCAGTGCTGCGGCCGATGAAGAAGAATGGGAGTAG
- the ddx4 gene encoding probable ATP-dependent RNA helicase DDX4 isoform X6, whose amino-acid sequence MGDEWEEEETKTTTSGLSSNGVSNGTSSWNSGGGGGVDNNGNKRGFFGGGGDSGGRGRGGRGGFKGFSSGGDDNGNGGSQEERGGGGGYRGKDEDNFSKVSTGDGETEGDERPKVTYVPPPLAEDEDTIFAHYASGINFNKYDDILVDVSGLNPPQAIYTFKEACLCESLERNVAKSGYVKPTPVQKHGIPIIAAGRDIMACAQTGSGKTAAFLLPILQKLMADGVAASSFSEQQEPEAIIVAPTRELINQIFLEARKFAHGTCVRPVVLYGGISTGHQIRDLLRGCNVLCGTPGRLMDMIGRGKVGLTKLRYLVMDEADRMLDMGFEPEMRRLVGSPGMPSKEERQTLMFSATYPEDIQRMAGDFLKKDYLFLAVGVVGGACSDVEQKLVQVTKFSKRDQLLEILKNTGTERTMVFVETKRQADFIASFLCQENVATTSIHGDREQREREQALGDFRSGKCPVLVATSVAARGLDIKDVQHVVNFDLPNNIDDYVHRIGRTGRCGNTGQAVSFYDPEQDNQLARSLVKILCSAQQEVPSWLEQSALGAHGTSGFNPVGRVFASTDSRKTGGFQSGGSDQSSAAPSAAADEEEWE is encoded by the exons ATGGGTGACGAGTGGGAAGAAGAG GAAACTAAGACCACCACGTCAGGTTTGTCATCAAATGGTG TCTCTAACGGGACGTCCTCATGGaatagtggaggaggtggtggagtagaCAACAATG GCAATAAACGAGGATTCtttggaggtgggggagatTCTGGGGGAAGAG GtcgtggaggaagaggaggatttaAAGGTTTTTCTTCTG GTGGAGACGACAACGGAAATG GTGGATCCcaagaggaaaggggaggaggtggag GTTATCGTGGAAAAGACGAGGATAACTTCTCTAAAG TTTCTACCGGTGACGGAGAAACCGAAGGGGATGAAA GACCGAAGGTGACATACGTCCCCCCGCCGCTGGCCGAGGACGAGGACACCATCTTCGCCCACTACGCGTCGGGAATTAACTTCAACAAGTACGACGACATCCTGGTGGACGTTAGCGGCCTCAACCCCCCCCAGGCCatctat ACGTTCAAGGAGGCATGCCTGTGTGAGTCTTTGGAGAGGAACGTGGCCAAGTCGGGCTACGTGAAGCCCACCCCGGTGCAGAAGCACGGCATCCCCATCATCGCCGCTGGCCGGGACATCATGGCCTGCGCCCAAACCGGCTCCGGAAAGACT gcGGCCTTCCTGCTGCCCATCCTCCAGAAGCTGATGGCGGACGGTGTGGCGGCCAGCTCCTTCAGTGAGCAACAGGAGCCCGAGGCCATCATCGTGGCCCCCACCCGCGAGCTCATCAACCAGATCTTCCTGGAGGCCCGCAAGTTTGCTCATGG GACCTGCGTGCGTCCAGTGGTGTTGTACGGAGGGATCAGCACGGGGCATCAGATCAGAGACCTTTTGAGGGGCTGCAACGTGCTCTGTGGCACCCCAGGGAGGCTGATGGACATGATCGGGAGAGGGAAG GTGGGTCTGACCAAGCTGCGCTACCTGGTGATGGACGAGGCCGACCGCATGCTGGACATGGGCTTCGAGCCAGAGATGCGTCGCCTGGTGGGCTCTCCGGGTATGCCCTCGAAAGAGGAGCGCCAGACCCTGATGTTCAGCGCCACCTACCCAGAGGACATCCAGAG GATGGCAGGAGACTTCCTGAAGAAGGACTACCTCTTCCTAGCTGTGGgtgtggtgggcggggcctgttCTGACGTTGAGCAGAAGCTGGTCCAGGTCACCAAGTTCTCAAAGAGGGATCAGCTCCTGGAAATCCTGAAGAACACCG GAACCGAGCGGACGATGGTGTTTGTTGAAACCAAGAGACAAGCCGACTTCATCGCCTCCTTCCTCTGCCAGGAAAACGTCGCCACCACAAGCATCCACGG GGACCGGGAGCAGCGCGAGCGTGAGCAGGCCCTGGGGGACTTTCGCTCGGGGAAGTGTCCCGTCCTGGTGGCCACCTCCGTCGCCGCCCGAGGCCTGGACATCAAGGACGTTCAGCACGTGGTGAACTTCGACCTCCCCAACAACATAGACGACTACGTCCACCGCATCGGCCGCACTGGCCGCTGCGGGAACACGGGCCAGGCCGTCTCCTTCTACGACCCGGAGCAGGACAACCAGCTGGCCCGCTCGTTGGTCAAGATTCTCTGTAGT GCCCAGCAGGAGGTGCCGTCTTGGCTGGAGCAGTCTGCGCTGGGGGCCCACGGTACGAGCGGCTTCAACCCTGTGGGACGCGTGTTTGCCTCCACGGACTCCAGAAAG ACCGGAGGCTTCCAGTCTGGCGGCTCAGACCAGTCCAGTGCGGCTCCCAGTGCTGCGGCCGATGAAGAAGAATGGGAGTAG
- the ddx4 gene encoding probable ATP-dependent RNA helicase DDX4 isoform X1: MGDEWEEEETKTTTSGLSSNGVSNGTSSWNSGGGGGVDNNAGNKRGFFGGGGDSGGRGRGGRGGFKGFSSGGDDNGNDTEGSSGGGRGGFRGRGGRGGGRGFRSDSGDDGNQDGGSGRRGGQGSFRGGSQEERGGGGGYRGKDEDNFSKVSTGDGETEGDERPKVTYVPPPLAEDEDTIFAHYASGINFNKYDDILVDVSGLNPPQAIYTFKEACLCESLERNVAKSGYVKPTPVQKHGIPIIAAGRDIMACAQTGSGKTAAFLLPILQKLMADGVAASSFSEQQEPEAIIVAPTRELINQIFLEARKFAHGTCVRPVVLYGGISTGHQIRDLLRGCNVLCGTPGRLMDMIGRGKVGLTKLRYLVMDEADRMLDMGFEPEMRRLVGSPGMPSKEERQTLMFSATYPEDIQRMAGDFLKKDYLFLAVGVVGGACSDVEQKLVQVTKFSKRDQLLEILKNTGTERTMVFVETKRQADFIASFLCQENVATTSIHGDREQREREQALGDFRSGKCPVLVATSVAARGLDIKDVQHVVNFDLPNNIDDYVHRIGRTGRCGNTGQAVSFYDPEQDNQLARSLVKILCSAQQEVPSWLEQSALGAHGTSGFNPVGRVFASTDSRKTGGFQSGGSDQSSAAPSAAADEEEWE; the protein is encoded by the exons ATGGGTGACGAGTGGGAAGAAGAG GAAACTAAGACCACCACGTCAGGTTTGTCATCAAATGGTG TCTCTAACGGGACGTCCTCATGGaatagtggaggaggtggtggagtagaCAACAATG CAGGCAATAAACGAGGATTCtttggaggtgggggagatTCTGGGGGAAGAG GtcgtggaggaagaggaggatttaAAGGTTTTTCTTCTG GTGGAGACGACAACGGAAATG ATACGGAGGGAAGCTccggtggaggaagaggaggtttcagagggagaggaggaagag GGGGCGGCAGAGGCTTTAGGAGCGATTCTGGAG aTGATGGAAATCAAGATGGTGGCTCTGGTAGAAGAGGTGGGCAGGGCTCTTTCAGAG GTGGATCCcaagaggaaaggggaggaggtggag GTTATCGTGGAAAAGACGAGGATAACTTCTCTAAAG TTTCTACCGGTGACGGAGAAACCGAAGGGGATGAAA GACCGAAGGTGACATACGTCCCCCCGCCGCTGGCCGAGGACGAGGACACCATCTTCGCCCACTACGCGTCGGGAATTAACTTCAACAAGTACGACGACATCCTGGTGGACGTTAGCGGCCTCAACCCCCCCCAGGCCatctat ACGTTCAAGGAGGCATGCCTGTGTGAGTCTTTGGAGAGGAACGTGGCCAAGTCGGGCTACGTGAAGCCCACCCCGGTGCAGAAGCACGGCATCCCCATCATCGCCGCTGGCCGGGACATCATGGCCTGCGCCCAAACCGGCTCCGGAAAGACT gcGGCCTTCCTGCTGCCCATCCTCCAGAAGCTGATGGCGGACGGTGTGGCGGCCAGCTCCTTCAGTGAGCAACAGGAGCCCGAGGCCATCATCGTGGCCCCCACCCGCGAGCTCATCAACCAGATCTTCCTGGAGGCCCGCAAGTTTGCTCATGG GACCTGCGTGCGTCCAGTGGTGTTGTACGGAGGGATCAGCACGGGGCATCAGATCAGAGACCTTTTGAGGGGCTGCAACGTGCTCTGTGGCACCCCAGGGAGGCTGATGGACATGATCGGGAGAGGGAAG GTGGGTCTGACCAAGCTGCGCTACCTGGTGATGGACGAGGCCGACCGCATGCTGGACATGGGCTTCGAGCCAGAGATGCGTCGCCTGGTGGGCTCTCCGGGTATGCCCTCGAAAGAGGAGCGCCAGACCCTGATGTTCAGCGCCACCTACCCAGAGGACATCCAGAG GATGGCAGGAGACTTCCTGAAGAAGGACTACCTCTTCCTAGCTGTGGgtgtggtgggcggggcctgttCTGACGTTGAGCAGAAGCTGGTCCAGGTCACCAAGTTCTCAAAGAGGGATCAGCTCCTGGAAATCCTGAAGAACACCG GAACCGAGCGGACGATGGTGTTTGTTGAAACCAAGAGACAAGCCGACTTCATCGCCTCCTTCCTCTGCCAGGAAAACGTCGCCACCACAAGCATCCACGG GGACCGGGAGCAGCGCGAGCGTGAGCAGGCCCTGGGGGACTTTCGCTCGGGGAAGTGTCCCGTCCTGGTGGCCACCTCCGTCGCCGCCCGAGGCCTGGACATCAAGGACGTTCAGCACGTGGTGAACTTCGACCTCCCCAACAACATAGACGACTACGTCCACCGCATCGGCCGCACTGGCCGCTGCGGGAACACGGGCCAGGCCGTCTCCTTCTACGACCCGGAGCAGGACAACCAGCTGGCCCGCTCGTTGGTCAAGATTCTCTGTAGT GCCCAGCAGGAGGTGCCGTCTTGGCTGGAGCAGTCTGCGCTGGGGGCCCACGGTACGAGCGGCTTCAACCCTGTGGGACGCGTGTTTGCCTCCACGGACTCCAGAAAG ACCGGAGGCTTCCAGTCTGGCGGCTCAGACCAGTCCAGTGCGGCTCCCAGTGCTGCGGCCGATGAAGAAGAATGGGAGTAG
- the ddx4 gene encoding probable ATP-dependent RNA helicase DDX4 isoform X2 — MGDEWEEEETKTTTSGLSSNGVSNGTSSWNSGGGGGVDNNGNKRGFFGGGGDSGGRGRGGRGGFKGFSSGGDDNGNDTEGSSGGGRGGFRGRGGRGGGRGFRSDSGDDGNQDGGSGRRGGQGSFRGGSQEERGGGGGYRGKDEDNFSKVSTGDGETEGDERPKVTYVPPPLAEDEDTIFAHYASGINFNKYDDILVDVSGLNPPQAIYTFKEACLCESLERNVAKSGYVKPTPVQKHGIPIIAAGRDIMACAQTGSGKTAAFLLPILQKLMADGVAASSFSEQQEPEAIIVAPTRELINQIFLEARKFAHGTCVRPVVLYGGISTGHQIRDLLRGCNVLCGTPGRLMDMIGRGKVGLTKLRYLVMDEADRMLDMGFEPEMRRLVGSPGMPSKEERQTLMFSATYPEDIQRMAGDFLKKDYLFLAVGVVGGACSDVEQKLVQVTKFSKRDQLLEILKNTGTERTMVFVETKRQADFIASFLCQENVATTSIHGDREQREREQALGDFRSGKCPVLVATSVAARGLDIKDVQHVVNFDLPNNIDDYVHRIGRTGRCGNTGQAVSFYDPEQDNQLARSLVKILCSAQQEVPSWLEQSALGAHGTSGFNPVGRVFASTDSRKTGGFQSGGSDQSSAAPSAAADEEEWE, encoded by the exons ATGGGTGACGAGTGGGAAGAAGAG GAAACTAAGACCACCACGTCAGGTTTGTCATCAAATGGTG TCTCTAACGGGACGTCCTCATGGaatagtggaggaggtggtggagtagaCAACAATG GCAATAAACGAGGATTCtttggaggtgggggagatTCTGGGGGAAGAG GtcgtggaggaagaggaggatttaAAGGTTTTTCTTCTG GTGGAGACGACAACGGAAATG ATACGGAGGGAAGCTccggtggaggaagaggaggtttcagagggagaggaggaagag GGGGCGGCAGAGGCTTTAGGAGCGATTCTGGAG aTGATGGAAATCAAGATGGTGGCTCTGGTAGAAGAGGTGGGCAGGGCTCTTTCAGAG GTGGATCCcaagaggaaaggggaggaggtggag GTTATCGTGGAAAAGACGAGGATAACTTCTCTAAAG TTTCTACCGGTGACGGAGAAACCGAAGGGGATGAAA GACCGAAGGTGACATACGTCCCCCCGCCGCTGGCCGAGGACGAGGACACCATCTTCGCCCACTACGCGTCGGGAATTAACTTCAACAAGTACGACGACATCCTGGTGGACGTTAGCGGCCTCAACCCCCCCCAGGCCatctat ACGTTCAAGGAGGCATGCCTGTGTGAGTCTTTGGAGAGGAACGTGGCCAAGTCGGGCTACGTGAAGCCCACCCCGGTGCAGAAGCACGGCATCCCCATCATCGCCGCTGGCCGGGACATCATGGCCTGCGCCCAAACCGGCTCCGGAAAGACT gcGGCCTTCCTGCTGCCCATCCTCCAGAAGCTGATGGCGGACGGTGTGGCGGCCAGCTCCTTCAGTGAGCAACAGGAGCCCGAGGCCATCATCGTGGCCCCCACCCGCGAGCTCATCAACCAGATCTTCCTGGAGGCCCGCAAGTTTGCTCATGG GACCTGCGTGCGTCCAGTGGTGTTGTACGGAGGGATCAGCACGGGGCATCAGATCAGAGACCTTTTGAGGGGCTGCAACGTGCTCTGTGGCACCCCAGGGAGGCTGATGGACATGATCGGGAGAGGGAAG GTGGGTCTGACCAAGCTGCGCTACCTGGTGATGGACGAGGCCGACCGCATGCTGGACATGGGCTTCGAGCCAGAGATGCGTCGCCTGGTGGGCTCTCCGGGTATGCCCTCGAAAGAGGAGCGCCAGACCCTGATGTTCAGCGCCACCTACCCAGAGGACATCCAGAG GATGGCAGGAGACTTCCTGAAGAAGGACTACCTCTTCCTAGCTGTGGgtgtggtgggcggggcctgttCTGACGTTGAGCAGAAGCTGGTCCAGGTCACCAAGTTCTCAAAGAGGGATCAGCTCCTGGAAATCCTGAAGAACACCG GAACCGAGCGGACGATGGTGTTTGTTGAAACCAAGAGACAAGCCGACTTCATCGCCTCCTTCCTCTGCCAGGAAAACGTCGCCACCACAAGCATCCACGG GGACCGGGAGCAGCGCGAGCGTGAGCAGGCCCTGGGGGACTTTCGCTCGGGGAAGTGTCCCGTCCTGGTGGCCACCTCCGTCGCCGCCCGAGGCCTGGACATCAAGGACGTTCAGCACGTGGTGAACTTCGACCTCCCCAACAACATAGACGACTACGTCCACCGCATCGGCCGCACTGGCCGCTGCGGGAACACGGGCCAGGCCGTCTCCTTCTACGACCCGGAGCAGGACAACCAGCTGGCCCGCTCGTTGGTCAAGATTCTCTGTAGT GCCCAGCAGGAGGTGCCGTCTTGGCTGGAGCAGTCTGCGCTGGGGGCCCACGGTACGAGCGGCTTCAACCCTGTGGGACGCGTGTTTGCCTCCACGGACTCCAGAAAG ACCGGAGGCTTCCAGTCTGGCGGCTCAGACCAGTCCAGTGCGGCTCCCAGTGCTGCGGCCGATGAAGAAGAATGGGAGTAG